From Pueribacillus theae:
GTTTTCACCGTTGACATTTTTGTTTTTGTCAATTCACTAATCTCCTGGATGGTAAGCGACTCATAATAAAACAAAATAATCGTTTCCCGGTATTTAACAGGGAGAGAAAGAACCTTATGGGATAATTCCTGTTTTTCATCACTCGCGACAGCGACCTCATCCGGAGACAATTCATTCGACTTGAAACGTTCATGTAAATTGAGGTGGAAAAGGCTAAAACGCTCCCTCCTTAAATGATCAATGCTTTTATTTCTAGCAATGGTATATAACCATGTTTTATAGGACGATTTTTCTTGAAAGGATTTCAAATGCTTATAACAAGACACAAAAACCTCTTGTATAATATCCTCCGCCTTACCCCAATCCTTGACATAAGTGTACGAAAAATTGATTAATTGCTTTTGATAACGATCAACGAGTTGTTCCAGTAGGATCATTTGATGGTTTTTCTCCATTTCTATGTAAATACGCACCTCCTTACTTACCCACATCTACCACTTAGACGCAGTAAACTGTCGTTAGGATTCAAAATAATTTTGTTTTTTAAAATCGAGTAGAGGGGAAAATTAAATTTTCCGCCCCTCTCACACCACCGTACGTACGGTTCCGTATACGGCGGTTCAATTTATATATCAGTGTGTACTTTTAGATAGTGGTCTAGGGCAAAGGGAATTCCCCTTTGTCTTAACCGCTTGTTGGACATTGCTCTCTGTACAACCTTCGATAATCCAATAAAACGGTAGCCTTTTCGACAGTAAGTTATGCCTTTGGCTTCCTCTTCTGGTATTCCTAGTTGGACGAGGGATTTTATTCTCTTTTTGTTGTTCTTCCATTGCTTCCAAATGATTACCCGGAGTCTTGAGCGAAGTTTGGCGTCTATCACTCCAAGAGTTTTCTTCATGTTGGCTATCTTGAAATAGTT
This genomic window contains:
- a CDS encoding RNA polymerase sigma factor, translated to MRIYIEMEKNHQMILLEQLVDRYQKQLINFSYTYVKDWGKAEDIIQEVFVSCYKHLKSFQEKSSYKTWLYTIARNKSIDHLRRERFSLFHLNLHERFKSNELSPDEVAVASDEKQELSHKVLSLPVKYRETIILFYYESLTIQEISELTKTKMSTVKTRLRRGRDLLRQAYERGEKSWRIN
- a CDS encoding group II intron maturase-specific domain-containing protein codes for the protein MLTSLTKFIQKKLGLKVNVEKSRITRPSKTKFLGFGFYYDSNKKKFQPRPHGKSIQKFQRKLRQLTKRNWGIPLDDRIDKLKQVIFGWVNYFKIANMKKTLGVIDAKLRSRLRVIIWKQWKNNKKRIKSLVQLGIPEEEAKGITYCRKGYRFIGLSKVVQRAMSNKRLRQRGIPFALDHYLKVHTDI